A region of Piscinibacter gummiphilus DNA encodes the following proteins:
- a CDS encoding alpha/beta fold hydrolase — MSEHPGIGRTLVAAEHETNYFDEGRGKPLFLLHGSGPGVSAWTNWAKVMPDLAKDFRVIAPDIAGFGFTEFRADSKYDIKLWVKHLVGILDALGIEKASFVGNSFGGALSVGLALFAPQRVDRLVLLGTPAGEFEQTPGLRSAWEYEPSLENMERTMRLFPYDQSIITPEMVSTRYEASARPGAQDALRKLLPKPNTEGPTIVRGFPKESLEKITAPTLVLHGREDRVVPVQCGLLLANSIPRAELHLFGQSGHWVQTEHRERFLQLVRAFVA, encoded by the coding sequence ATGAGCGAACACCCTGGTATTGGCAGAACCCTCGTCGCCGCGGAGCACGAGACCAACTACTTCGACGAAGGCCGCGGCAAGCCGCTGTTCCTGTTGCACGGATCCGGTCCCGGCGTGTCCGCATGGACGAACTGGGCGAAGGTGATGCCTGACCTGGCGAAGGACTTCCGTGTGATCGCTCCGGACATCGCCGGCTTCGGCTTCACCGAGTTCAGGGCCGACAGCAAGTACGACATCAAGCTCTGGGTGAAGCACCTTGTCGGCATCCTCGACGCACTCGGCATCGAGAAGGCGTCGTTCGTCGGCAACTCCTTCGGCGGTGCACTGTCCGTCGGCCTGGCGCTCTTCGCGCCGCAGCGGGTCGATCGCCTCGTGCTGCTCGGCACGCCCGCGGGCGAGTTCGAGCAGACGCCGGGTTTGCGCTCGGCCTGGGAGTACGAGCCGAGCCTCGAGAACATGGAGCGCACGATGCGCCTGTTCCCGTACGACCAGTCGATCATCACGCCCGAGATGGTGTCCACGCGCTATGAAGCGAGCGCGCGGCCCGGAGCACAGGACGCGTTGCGCAAGCTGCTGCCGAAGCCGAACACGGAGGGCCCCACGATCGTCCGCGGCTTCCCGAAGGAGTCGCTCGAGAAGATCACCGCGCCGACGCTCGTGCTTCACGGCCGCGAGGACCGCGTGGTGCCGGTGCAATGTGGCCTGCTCCTGGCCAACAGCATTCCGCGAGCCGAGCTCCACCTGTTCGGTCAATCCGGCCACTGGGTGCAGACGGAGCACCGCGAGCGCTTCCTCCAGCTCGTCCGTGCCTTCGTGGCGTGA
- a CDS encoding DODA-type extradiol aromatic ring-opening family dioxygenase: MGKIVGGFLVPHDPVMFVAPEAPAPDVAKRMWAAFATCARRLAELEPTSVVIVGADHYMLFGTSCLPQYVIGTGDVDGPIDALPGLRRGPIQANEALATHIARHGHQNGFDWAVARAFTVDHAVGIPNQLLVDPLREGGRHVGTVPIYLAAGVDPYIPLRRAAQLGGAVRAAVEAAPCDERVAVIGSGGISHWVGLPEMGRVNEAFDREILDYAVRGDLDGLVALSDDYILANGGNGGMEIRQWACAMGAMPGATGEVIDYEPVPEWVTGLGFVQLHA, encoded by the coding sequence GTGGGAAAGATTGTCGGAGGCTTCCTCGTTCCGCACGACCCGGTGATGTTCGTGGCGCCCGAAGCGCCCGCTCCGGATGTGGCCAAGCGGATGTGGGCTGCGTTCGCGACGTGCGCCAGGCGGCTCGCGGAGCTCGAACCCACCAGCGTCGTGATCGTGGGCGCGGACCACTACATGTTGTTCGGCACCTCCTGCCTGCCGCAGTACGTGATCGGCACGGGTGACGTCGACGGACCGATCGACGCGTTGCCGGGCCTGCGGCGCGGTCCCATCCAGGCGAACGAAGCGCTGGCGACGCACATCGCCCGCCACGGGCACCAGAACGGTTTCGACTGGGCCGTGGCACGAGCCTTCACCGTCGACCACGCGGTCGGCATCCCCAACCAGCTGCTCGTGGATCCGCTGCGCGAGGGAGGTCGGCACGTGGGCACGGTGCCGATCTATCTGGCAGCGGGGGTGGATCCGTACATCCCGCTGCGTCGGGCGGCCCAGCTCGGCGGTGCGGTCCGGGCCGCCGTCGAGGCCGCGCCGTGCGACGAGCGTGTCGCCGTGATCGGCAGTGGTGGCATCAGCCACTGGGTCGGGCTTCCCGAGATGGGGCGTGTCAACGAGGCGTTCGATCGCGAGATCCTCGACTACGCGGTGCGTGGCGACCTGGACGGGCTGGTCGCGCTGAGCGACGACTACATCCTCGCCAACGGCGGCAACGGCGGGATGGAAATCCGCCAGTGGGCGTGTGCGATGGGGGCGATGCCGGGGGCGACGGGCGAGGTCATCGACTACGAGCCGGTGCCCGAATGGGTGACCGGTCTCGGTTTCGTTCAACTGCATGCATGA
- a CDS encoding methyl-accepting chemotaxis protein, with product MIEMNRGERMLKPRLWHRLTLNFLLQIALLIVVGAYGAYGAHRLATDMEETASTGLSQIRRAQLLQTGVSTISTAARDLLLLDEAKQLRRQQALIDQALQSAHDVEVELRQMNVGGADAEKLQALFQEKEKFTASVAKFRTAQRDGTVDDARQVLVMDMRPAQAAYQRALEDMVQHEAAEATRRSTEGTDLARMTVLVTSGLVAAAVLLGSLAAIVIARSILLPVRRAKMAVETIAAGDLSTPIQGHVADEIGEMLDKLEQMRSVLAGVVTQVSHAAARIDQDSSAISDGNDALATRTSRTGGSLQQTAASVDQIASALQGTTQLTVEAAGMAEGARVAASAGGEAVHTVISTMQSIASSSARIGDIIAVIDGIAFQTNILALNAAVEAARAGEHGKGFAVVSSEVRALAGRSAQAAREVRHLIQTSSEHVEAGNTFVSDAGKKIDNVIAKVNAVSQLLERIAAAADEQTKGVEQVSGAMYEVDQSTRQNGGLVVRLGDSVQALKDSARDLSTSVSFFQTAGAHDPVLQ from the coding sequence ATGATCGAGATGAATCGCGGAGAACGAATGCTCAAGCCCCGGTTGTGGCATCGCCTGACGCTGAACTTCCTGCTCCAGATCGCACTGCTGATCGTCGTGGGCGCCTACGGGGCCTACGGTGCGCATCGCCTGGCGACGGACATGGAAGAGACGGCCAGCACGGGCCTGTCGCAGATTCGACGAGCCCAGTTGCTGCAAACGGGCGTGTCGACGATCTCGACGGCCGCTCGCGATCTGCTGTTGCTCGACGAGGCGAAGCAGCTTCGCCGCCAGCAGGCGCTCATCGACCAGGCCCTCCAGAGCGCGCACGACGTCGAGGTGGAGTTGCGCCAGATGAACGTGGGCGGTGCCGATGCTGAAAAGCTGCAGGCGCTTTTCCAGGAGAAGGAGAAGTTCACCGCGTCGGTCGCGAAGTTCCGCACCGCGCAGCGCGACGGCACGGTGGACGACGCGAGGCAGGTCCTGGTGATGGACATGCGCCCCGCGCAAGCCGCCTATCAACGGGCGCTGGAAGACATGGTCCAGCACGAAGCCGCCGAAGCCACCAGGCGCTCGACCGAGGGCACCGACCTGGCCCGCATGACCGTGCTGGTGACGAGCGGGCTGGTTGCCGCGGCCGTGTTGCTGGGAAGCCTCGCCGCCATCGTCATCGCACGCTCGATTCTCCTGCCGGTGCGCCGCGCCAAGATGGCCGTGGAGACGATCGCGGCAGGTGACCTGTCGACGCCCATCCAGGGCCACGTTGCCGACGAGATCGGCGAAATGCTGGACAAGCTGGAGCAGATGCGCTCCGTGCTGGCCGGCGTCGTCACGCAGGTCAGCCACGCCGCGGCCCGCATCGACCAGGACTCCAGCGCCATCTCGGACGGAAACGATGCGCTGGCGACACGCACCTCCCGCACCGGTGGCAGCCTCCAGCAGACCGCGGCGTCCGTCGACCAGATCGCCAGCGCCCTGCAGGGCACCACGCAACTCACGGTCGAAGCCGCCGGCATGGCCGAGGGCGCTCGCGTGGCGGCTTCCGCCGGGGGCGAAGCGGTCCACACCGTGATCTCCACCATGCAGTCCATCGCATCGTCGAGCGCCCGCATCGGGGACATCATCGCCGTCATCGACGGGATCGCGTTCCAGACCAACATCCTCGCGCTGAACGCAGCGGTGGAAGCCGCACGGGCGGGCGAGCACGGCAAGGGGTTCGCCGTGGTCTCCTCCGAAGTGCGAGCGCTCGCCGGGCGGAGTGCCCAGGCGGCGCGGGAGGTCCGGCACCTGATCCAGACGTCCTCCGAGCACGTCGAGGCCGGCAACACGTTCGTCAGTGACGCGGGCAAGAAGATCGACAACGTCATCGCCAAGGTCAACGCCGTGAGCCAGTTGCTCGAGCGGATCGCAGCGGCCGCCGACGAACAGACCAAGGGTGTCGAACAGGTCAGCGGCGCGATGTACGAAGTCGACCAGAGCACACGGCAGAACGGCGGCCTCGTCGTGCGCCTGGGTGACTCGGTCCAGGCGCTGAAGGACAGTGCCCGAGATCTGTCCACCTCGGTCTCCTTCTTCCAGACGGCCGGCGCGCACGACCCAGTCCTCCAGTGA
- a CDS encoding non-heme iron oxygenase ferredoxin subunit translates to MSQRVHLFKKGELSPGNIRRVDVHGMAVAVYNVEGVFYATQDGCTHATASLSEGEIVDGDCIACPVHDGTFHIPSGQPLSFPCEVALRTYKVIDAGDEVVVDMEQEADEASGGI, encoded by the coding sequence ATGAGCCAACGGGTCCATCTTTTCAAGAAGGGCGAGCTTTCGCCGGGAAACATCCGCCGTGTCGACGTGCACGGCATGGCGGTCGCTGTCTACAACGTGGAGGGCGTGTTCTATGCCACTCAGGACGGCTGTACGCACGCCACCGCATCGCTGTCCGAGGGAGAGATCGTCGACGGCGACTGCATCGCCTGCCCGGTGCACGACGGCACCTTTCACATCCCGAGCGGACAGCCGCTGAGCTTCCCGTGCGAAGTGGCGCTGCGCACCTACAAGGTCATCGATGCCGGCGATGAGGTCGTCGTCGACATGGAGCAGGAAGCCGACGAAGCGTCCGGCGGCATCTGA
- a CDS encoding aromatic ring-hydroxylating oxygenase subunit alpha: MCNDTRTQPIRLKRRPASDARENLDQLLDLENGRMSRNMFWDHDIYEQELEKIFARCWLFVGHESQIPKSGDYITTYLGEDNVIVVRQKDGAVKAFLNTCPHRGNKVCFADAGSARQFVCNYHGWSFGIDGGLKGMHASEAYEASGLDKSQHGLHPVAGIESYRGLIFATLDPAAPSLAEYLGDFRYYLDAVFDMDEGGTEFVGGCVKSVIQCNWKYASENFVGDILHAGWTHDSGARAMIGGPVAEVHKFPEQSYHVNFNGHGWEFNQDIVGNAATLGEKDLVKYLYNLQPRVAERLGEVRSRMIGSISSATLFPNTSFLPGQNTFRTWHPRGPGQIELHTWTFVNKAAPQDIKDKWRKGTMMTFSPTGVFEMDDGENWEYSTKTNAGFVTRQQDLYMGLGSNTRLADSGLPGNVFKGQINEANQRAFYQRWLDLMKSKTWAEVPQRDTPMLPTTGTAQEKAA, translated from the coding sequence ATGTGCAACGACACCCGAACCCAGCCCATCCGCCTGAAGCGACGTCCCGCGAGCGATGCGCGCGAGAACCTGGACCAGCTGCTCGACCTCGAGAACGGCCGCATGTCGCGAAACATGTTCTGGGACCATGACATCTACGAGCAGGAACTGGAAAAGATCTTCGCGCGTTGCTGGCTGTTCGTGGGCCATGAGTCGCAGATCCCGAAATCCGGCGACTACATCACGACCTACCTCGGCGAGGACAACGTCATCGTGGTCCGCCAGAAGGACGGTGCCGTCAAGGCGTTCCTGAACACGTGTCCCCATCGCGGGAACAAGGTGTGTTTCGCCGACGCGGGGAGCGCCCGGCAATTCGTCTGCAACTACCACGGCTGGTCGTTCGGGATCGACGGAGGCCTGAAGGGCATGCATGCGAGCGAGGCCTACGAGGCGTCGGGCCTCGACAAGAGCCAGCACGGCCTGCATCCGGTCGCGGGGATCGAGAGCTACCGGGGCCTGATCTTCGCCACCCTGGACCCCGCGGCTCCGTCCCTCGCGGAGTACCTCGGTGACTTCCGCTACTACCTCGATGCCGTCTTCGACATGGACGAGGGGGGAACCGAGTTCGTCGGCGGCTGCGTGAAGTCGGTGATCCAGTGCAACTGGAAATACGCGTCGGAGAACTTCGTCGGCGACATCCTGCACGCGGGGTGGACACACGACTCCGGCGCGAGGGCGATGATCGGCGGACCCGTGGCGGAAGTGCACAAGTTCCCCGAGCAGTCCTACCACGTGAACTTCAACGGCCACGGCTGGGAGTTCAACCAGGACATCGTGGGCAACGCCGCGACGCTCGGCGAAAAGGACCTCGTGAAGTACCTCTACAACCTGCAGCCGCGGGTGGCGGAGCGACTGGGGGAGGTCCGCTCGCGGATGATCGGCAGCATCTCGTCGGCCACGCTGTTTCCCAACACCTCGTTCCTTCCCGGGCAGAACACCTTCCGCACGTGGCATCCGCGGGGGCCGGGGCAGATCGAACTGCACACCTGGACCTTCGTCAACAAGGCGGCCCCGCAGGACATCAAGGACAAGTGGCGCAAGGGCACGATGATGACCTTCAGCCCCACCGGGGTCTTCGAGATGGACGACGGAGAGAACTGGGAGTACAGCACGAAGACCAACGCGGGCTTCGTCACCCGGCAGCAGGACCTCTACATGGGCCTCGGTTCCAACACCCGGCTGGCGGACAGCGGTCTTCCGGGCAACGTCTTCAAGGGCCAGATCAACGAAGCGAACCAGCGTGCGTTCTACCAGCGGTGGCTGGACCTGATGAAGTCGAAGACCTGGGCCGAGGTCCCGCAGCGCGACACGCCGATGCTCCCGACGACCGGCACGGCGCAGGAGAAGGCGGCATGA
- a CDS encoding LysR family transcriptional regulator, whose translation MDQSTPKIRFTLRQLQYFCAVARTGQISVAAAQCHITQPTMTAAVAELERALGLVLFRRERRGVSLTEAGSAFLQRAQAVLESAVSASGLAEQSVDSGLTGTVHIGATETLVGYALLPLVSRFQECCPSVTVVPVQLQTGDVEAALECGQIDLAAARLAEFHSHRRLARRTLTRVRRRVWVGDGHPLSERSSVALKDLAPYRFVVVGSGEDAGDAAPLWQQAGVPQSNVLRTASVGSARELIASGLAVTVLSDATFWPWPPVGRRVRAIALDDDIPLVDVGLLWHLNQPMTPWTAALRDHLSATFALPPDLQEGLGEHLAPLDIDLIDSRSGSPSSK comes from the coding sequence ATGGACCAGTCCACTCCCAAGATCCGATTCACGTTGCGTCAATTGCAGTACTTCTGCGCGGTGGCTCGCACGGGCCAGATCTCCGTTGCAGCGGCGCAGTGCCACATCACGCAGCCAACGATGACGGCCGCCGTGGCGGAACTGGAGCGCGCGCTGGGACTGGTGCTCTTCCGTCGTGAGCGGAGAGGTGTGTCCCTCACCGAGGCCGGTTCGGCGTTTCTGCAACGTGCCCAAGCGGTACTGGAGTCCGCGGTGAGCGCCAGCGGCCTCGCGGAGCAGTCCGTCGATTCGGGCCTCACGGGCACCGTGCACATCGGCGCCACCGAAACACTGGTCGGCTACGCCCTGCTGCCGTTGGTCTCGCGATTCCAGGAATGCTGCCCCAGCGTGACCGTCGTCCCGGTTCAGTTGCAGACCGGGGACGTGGAGGCCGCGCTGGAGTGCGGCCAGATCGACCTCGCCGCGGCACGCCTCGCGGAGTTCCACAGCCACCGCAGGCTCGCCAGGCGCACGCTCACGAGAGTGCGCCGCCGCGTGTGGGTGGGAGACGGCCACCCGCTTTCCGAGCGGTCCTCTGTCGCGTTGAAGGACCTGGCACCCTACCGATTCGTGGTGGTCGGGTCGGGAGAGGATGCGGGAGACGCAGCCCCCCTCTGGCAACAGGCCGGTGTGCCGCAGTCGAACGTCCTGCGAACCGCGTCCGTCGGATCCGCGCGTGAACTCATCGCCAGCGGCCTCGCCGTCACGGTGCTCTCGGACGCGACCTTCTGGCCCTGGCCGCCCGTGGGTCGCAGAGTCCGCGCCATCGCCCTCGACGATGACATCCCGCTCGTCGATGTCGGCCTGCTCTGGCACCTGAACCAGCCCATGACCCCCTGGACGGCCGCGCTGCGAGACCACCTCAGCGCCACCTTCGCCTTGCCGCCAGATCTGCAGGAAGGTCTCGGCGAACACCTCGCCCCGCTAGACATCGATTTAATCGATTCCAGATCGGGCTCCCCTTCGTCGAAGTAG
- a CDS encoding TetR/AcrR family transcriptional regulator — MNAARVDEHDAVEDFTTQGKSQLTPEDWIAAAAELLVDKSIDSVRIDVLARGMKVTRGSFYWHFKDRNDLLERLLKRWRSEATAQVIHRFEKSGARPHDLIRELVSLPFRGRAALHSASIELGIRAWARRDAMARQVVDDVDAQRLSYIAQCFSALGFGISDARHRAFMLYGYMLTESLLGAHGTERQQLERREFTERVVMDRRPWNEASR, encoded by the coding sequence ATGAACGCAGCCCGCGTCGATGAACATGACGCAGTCGAGGACTTCACCACCCAAGGCAAAAGCCAACTGACCCCCGAGGACTGGATCGCGGCCGCCGCCGAACTCCTCGTCGACAAGAGCATCGACTCCGTGCGCATCGACGTCCTGGCGAGGGGGATGAAGGTCACGCGGGGCAGCTTCTACTGGCATTTCAAGGACCGCAACGACCTGCTCGAACGGCTCTTGAAGCGCTGGCGCAGCGAGGCGACCGCGCAGGTCATCCACCGCTTCGAGAAGAGCGGGGCGAGACCCCATGACCTGATCCGGGAGCTGGTCTCGCTGCCGTTCCGCGGCCGGGCCGCGCTTCACTCAGCGTCGATCGAACTGGGGATCCGCGCATGGGCGCGACGCGACGCCATGGCGCGGCAGGTGGTCGACGATGTCGACGCGCAGCGCCTCTCCTACATCGCGCAGTGCTTCTCTGCCCTCGGTTTCGGCATTTCGGATGCCCGGCACCGCGCGTTCATGCTGTACGGCTACATGCTCACCGAGTCTTTGCTGGGCGCCCACGGCACCGAGCGCCAGCAGCTCGAGCGGCGCGAGTTCACGGAGCGCGTCGTCATGGACCGCCGCCCTTGGAACGAAGCGAGTCGATGA
- a CDS encoding energy transducer TonB, whose protein sequence is MGLLAASPLATAQTTPLKVLKKVPPEFPAEAARRKISEGVLKAKVSVDGQGAVTNVQIIEAVPERAKVFNESAISALSRWKFESTGKADATEIKLVFSQDE, encoded by the coding sequence TTGGGCCTGCTGGCAGCGTCGCCCCTCGCCACCGCGCAGACCACCCCGCTCAAGGTGCTCAAGAAGGTCCCGCCGGAGTTTCCGGCGGAGGCGGCCCGGCGGAAGATTTCCGAGGGCGTCCTCAAGGCAAAGGTGTCCGTCGATGGGCAGGGCGCCGTGACCAACGTGCAGATCATCGAGGCGGTTCCGGAACGGGCGAAGGTCTTCAACGAGTCGGCGATCAGCGCGCTGTCGCGATGGAAGTTCGAATCCACCGGCAAAGCGGACGCCACGGAGATCAAGCTCGTCTTCTCGCAGGACGAATGA
- a CDS encoding extradiol ring-cleavage dioxygenase: protein MSRNVLEKLMHQLCIDRATKQRFRDEPEKLLQRLALTDEEKAMLLSFDVAGLQRLGVNPMLTMGYWQENAPDRSPGAYMKALRPDAVDSSSVFSAALKR from the coding sequence GTGAGTCGCAACGTCCTCGAGAAGCTCATGCACCAGCTGTGCATCGACCGCGCCACGAAACAGCGCTTTCGTGACGAGCCGGAGAAGCTGCTCCAGCGTCTGGCCCTCACCGACGAGGAGAAGGCGATGCTCCTCTCCTTCGACGTCGCGGGCCTGCAGCGCCTTGGTGTGAACCCGATGTTGACGATGGGGTACTGGCAGGAGAACGCCCCGGACCGCTCGCCCGGTGCCTACATGAAGGCCCTCCGCCCCGACGCCGTTGACTCGTCGTCGGTCTTCTCCGCCGCCCTCAAGCGATAA